In a single window of the Drosophila teissieri strain GT53w unplaced genomic scaffold, Prin_Dtei_1.1 Segkk48_quiver_pilon_scaf, whole genome shotgun sequence genome:
- the LOC122625655 gene encoding uncharacterized protein LOC122625655 translates to MGGGDGGARGRCKFCGPGLGVAQFKPHNSDRSVGEISSALGAAPPAYRAWESKI, encoded by the coding sequence ATGGGCGGAGGAGACGGCGGCGCCAGGGGGCGATGCAAATTTTGTGGTCCGGGGCTTGGGGTTGCCCAATTTAAGCCCCATAACTCAGACCGCAGCGTTGGAGAAATTAGTTCTGCCCTgggagctgctcctcctgcttaTCGAGCGTGGGAATCAAAGATTTGA